A genomic stretch from Thunnus maccoyii chromosome 19, fThuMac1.1, whole genome shotgun sequence includes:
- the LOC121885442 gene encoding polypyrimidine tract-binding protein 3-like, giving the protein MSTSDLSTVDGTDRLCVSERAQCVPSRVLHLRHLPLDVSEQEVLALALPFGRVSKLITLKHKNQAFVEMASEEAAVTMVNYYTSATPTVRNQPIFIQYSTHRELKTDNLTNQRAQVALQAISAAAVHSGNMASGGEGRGFAPGQSPVLRIIVENLFYPVTLEVLQQIFSKFGSVLKIITFTRNNQFQALLQFSDTVHAQHAKAALDGQNIYNGCCTLRIDFSKLSALNVKYNNDKSRDFTRADLPTGELEPAAFGVALPPYGAAAFPPSFHQHTGMSMAAVPGSLVSPPRVSLQVAPPAGHSVLLVSNLNPESVSPHCLFILFGVYGDVQRVKILFNKQENALVQMSDATQAQLAMSHLNGQRLHGNVIRVTLSKHPVVQLPRGGAGQEEQALTRDFSGSALHRFKKPGSKNFNNIFPPSATLHLSNIPSSVSEDVLKDLFSSAGFTVKAFKFFQKDRKMALMQLASVEEAIEALIALHDQQLDHNQHLRVSFSKSTI; this is encoded by the exons TGGATGGCACTGAtaggctgtgtgtgtctgagcgcGCTCAGTGCGTCCCGTCTCGGGTCCTTCACCTGCGTCACCTTCCCCTTGACGTCTCTGAACAGGAAGTGCTCGCTCTGGCGCTTCCCTTCGGCCGAGTTAGCAAACTGATCACGCTGAAGCATAAAAACCAG gctTTTGTAGAGATGGCGTCAGAGGAAGCGGCGGTTACCATGGTGAACTACTACACCTCAGCCACGCCCACCGTCAGGAACCAGCCAATCTTCATTCAGTACTCCACCCACCGCGAGCTGAAGACCGACAACCTGACCAATCAG AGAGCTCAGGTGGCACTGCAGGCCATCAGCGCAGCAGCAGTGCATTCTGGGAACATGGCGTCTGGAGGAGAGGGGCGGGGCTTCGCTCCCGGTCAGAGTCCCGTCCTGAGAATCATCGTGGAGAATTTATTTTACCCCGTGACCCTGGAGGTCCTGCAGCAG ATCTTCAGTAAGTTCGGCTCGGTGTTGAAGATCATCACCTTCACCAGAAACAATCAGTTTCAGGCTCTGCTGCAGTTCAGTGACACCGTGCACGCTCAGCACGCCAAGGCT GCTCTGGACGGTCAGAACATCTACAACGGCTGCTGCACGCTGCGGATCGACTTCTCCAAACTGAGCGCGCTCAACGTGAAGTACAACAACGACAAGAGCCGAGACTTCACCAGAGCCGACCTGCCGACGGGAGAGCTGGAGCCCGCCGCCTTCG gtgtAGCCCTCCCTCCATACGGAGCAGCAGCTTTCCCGCCCTCCTTCCACCAGCACACAG gTATGTCGATGGCGGCCGTCCCCGGCTCGTTGGTGTCTCCCCCTCGTGTCTCGCTGCAGGTGGCGCCCCCCGCCGGCCACTCCGTGCTGCTGGTGTCCAACCTGAACCccgag AGCGTGTCGCCTCACTGCCTCTTCATCCTGTTCG gtgtttaCGGGGACGTTCAGCGAGTGAAAATCCTCTTCAACAAACAGGAAAACGCTCTGGTTCAGATGAGCGACGCCACGCAGGCTCAACTCG CGATGAGTCACCTGAACGGCCAACGTCTCCATGGAAACGTGATCCGGGTGACGCTGTCCAAGCACCCGGTGGTACAGCTGCCTCGCGGGGGGGCGGGGCAAGAAGAGCAGGCGCTGACCCGCGACTTCTCAGGCTCCGCCCTCCACCGCTTCAAAAAACCCGGATCCAAAAACTTTAACAACATCTTCCCGCCGTCGGCGACGCTGCACCTCTCCAACATCCC CTCGTCGGTCAGCGAGGACGTGTTGAAGGATTTATTTTCCTCCGCCGGGTTCACAGTCAAAGCCTTCAAGTTTTTCCA GAAGGACAGGAAGATGGCGCTGATGCAGCTGGCGTCGGTGGAGGAAGCTATCGAGGCTTTGATCGCTCTGCACGACCAGCAGCTGGACCACAACCAGCACCTCAGAGTGTCCTTCTCCAAGTCCACCATCTGA